Proteins encoded in a region of the Flammeovirga yaeyamensis genome:
- the porU gene encoding type IX secretion system sortase PorU — translation MTSNKSYISTFILLFFSIGFVLGQSPLSQGDIYKLEITEDGIYKIDASLMSEMGIDINSLNANQLFLYGFGEGMLPQTNSDYRPDELLEVPMKYVGNDTNLNSNSYFLFYGFGPNKTITNSDEEFVNKELNLYSATNNYFLVVKSQGSPKRIQNRNVSGSNSQNFDQLIESIHFEEDIRTALNDASGRFFFGENFTTTTSKSISIPVIPQSTASLIRFQIGVMGKSREVSTFSIQTNNINRGELEVPAAPEFNSYRYGNQGHMVNSLFDPYSVNSIGGNITFDISFSKPLSDSEGYLDYITLNISRTLVEKSGGYSLHGFFDNDSRDVAAIKNSSNLEIWDISNTQDIYVLPKVNDRNNLLRSKSYFEVVAFNSSNVLSPTYLEKIPNQNLRGISVPNLLIITAPQYLTQANQLKSHRESHDNLSVSVVTIDQVYNEFSSGRQDVSAIRDFAKYLYEKNNQELKYLLLFGQGSYDYKGSQFENSSQVPVYESRNILHRTQTFSSEDYFGFFDDHEGYWTEDIEGTADEYDLEIGIGRLPARNVEQAQLLLNKLISYDTTTANRQQWKKDIVFVADDGDNNNHQSDANELAVYVEETFKEFNSKRIYIDNLQKETSPTGAIAPETYDLVYKTINDDGAMIINYSGHGSISRWADETIMDLELANNLTNYHHLPLFFTATCEYGRYDNPNYESGAEQLLFNSKGGAIALMTTTRPVFASSNLVINKAFYEQIFVKDADGNYPRLGDVFKLTKNNSLRGTRNRNFALLGDPSMRLFIPKTETKITHLNDELLSSSDTIKALDRIRLRGEIVNDNTRNTGFNGEVFLTLLEKPITSSTLGNDGPETVFEYQERKYQLFRGVADVVNGEFEIDFVVPLDIRYNIGNAKFSLYAKANDNEEAIGGEMNILIGGSSDNPVQDNNPPEISISLNGDPSTVNTYPDLYFHAELEDESGINISGIGVGHDATLILDEGDTSWVVNDYIMPVSGQENTYSLVFPVNNLEEGEHTLELVVWDVLNNRSSKTIRFYVSNINEIEVEELKAYPNPVNNQFTLSFKHNLGGKYLKIQSNIVDMSGKVVLKSDLEYEVSDDIIQIQYDDVKSSLNLNKGIYVIQLIIESPILGLQSVKTIRIVVI, via the coding sequence ATGACTTCTAATAAATCTTACATATCAACTTTTATCCTTCTATTTTTTTCTATTGGTTTCGTTTTGGGGCAATCTCCATTATCCCAAGGAGATATTTACAAATTAGAAATCACCGAAGATGGTATTTATAAAATAGATGCTTCATTAATGTCAGAAATGGGCATTGATATTAATTCTTTAAATGCAAACCAATTGTTCTTATATGGTTTTGGAGAAGGCATGCTTCCTCAAACTAATTCTGATTACAGACCTGATGAATTATTAGAAGTTCCTATGAAATATGTGGGGAATGATACTAACTTAAATAGCAATTCATATTTCTTATTTTACGGATTTGGACCAAATAAAACCATCACCAATTCTGATGAAGAGTTTGTTAATAAAGAGTTGAACTTGTATTCAGCTACCAATAATTACTTTTTAGTAGTTAAAAGTCAAGGTTCACCCAAAAGGATACAAAATCGAAATGTTTCTGGAAGTAATTCTCAAAACTTTGATCAATTAATTGAGAGTATTCACTTTGAAGAAGACATAAGAACAGCTTTAAATGATGCTTCTGGACGTTTTTTCTTTGGGGAAAATTTTACAACAACAACATCAAAAAGTATTAGTATTCCTGTTATACCACAATCTACTGCTTCGCTGATAAGATTTCAAATAGGGGTAATGGGGAAATCCAGAGAAGTAAGTACATTTAGTATTCAAACGAATAATATTAATAGAGGAGAATTAGAAGTGCCAGCTGCTCCTGAATTCAATTCATATAGATACGGGAATCAAGGTCATATGGTCAACTCCTTATTTGATCCTTATTCTGTTAATTCGATTGGAGGTAATATCACGTTTGATATTTCATTTAGCAAACCTTTATCTGATTCTGAAGGGTATCTAGATTACATTACTTTAAATATCAGCAGAACTTTAGTGGAAAAAAGTGGTGGATATTCACTTCATGGATTTTTTGATAATGACTCTAGAGATGTAGCTGCGATTAAAAATAGTAGTAATTTAGAAATTTGGGACATTTCAAATACCCAAGATATCTATGTATTGCCTAAAGTTAATGATAGAAATAACTTATTAAGATCAAAAAGTTATTTTGAGGTGGTTGCATTTAATAGCTCAAATGTTTTATCGCCTACATATTTAGAAAAAATACCGAATCAAAATTTAAGAGGTATTAGTGTACCTAACCTTTTGATTATTACTGCTCCACAATATTTAACACAAGCAAATCAATTAAAATCTCATAGAGAGTCACATGATAATTTATCTGTTTCCGTAGTCACCATAGATCAAGTTTACAACGAATTTTCTTCTGGAAGACAAGATGTGAGTGCTATTAGAGACTTTGCTAAATATTTATATGAGAAGAATAATCAAGAACTAAAGTATTTATTGTTATTCGGTCAGGGATCATATGATTATAAAGGGAGTCAATTCGAGAATTCTAGTCAAGTGCCTGTATATGAGTCAAGAAATATTTTACATAGAACTCAAACCTTTTCATCTGAAGACTATTTTGGTTTCTTTGATGATCATGAAGGTTATTGGACTGAAGATATTGAAGGAACTGCAGATGAATATGATTTAGAAATAGGAATTGGTAGATTACCCGCTAGAAATGTAGAACAAGCTCAATTACTATTAAATAAACTGATAAGTTACGATACCACTACAGCTAATCGACAACAATGGAAAAAAGATATTGTTTTTGTTGCAGATGATGGTGATAACAATAACCACCAGTCTGATGCAAATGAATTGGCTGTTTATGTAGAAGAAACTTTTAAAGAGTTTAATTCTAAGAGAATATATATTGATAACCTTCAGAAAGAAACTTCCCCTACAGGTGCAATAGCTCCTGAAACTTACGATCTTGTTTATAAGACAATAAATGATGATGGGGCGATGATTATCAATTACAGTGGTCATGGTTCTATTTCAAGATGGGCAGATGAAACAATAATGGATTTAGAATTAGCGAATAATTTGACTAATTATCATCATTTGCCATTATTTTTTACAGCGACATGTGAATACGGTAGGTACGATAATCCTAATTATGAATCAGGTGCTGAGCAACTTTTATTTAATTCTAAAGGAGGAGCAATTGCTTTGATGACTACCACAAGACCAGTGTTTGCATCAAGTAATCTTGTAATTAATAAAGCATTTTATGAACAAATTTTTGTGAAAGATGCCGATGGTAATTATCCTCGATTAGGAGATGTATTTAAGTTAACTAAGAATAATAGTTTAAGAGGTACAAGAAATCGTAATTTCGCCTTGCTTGGAGACCCATCAATGAGATTATTCATTCCTAAAACTGAAACAAAAATTACTCATTTGAATGATGAACTATTATCAAGTTCTGATACAATTAAAGCTTTAGATAGAATTCGTTTAAGAGGGGAGATAGTTAATGATAATACTAGAAATACCGGATTTAATGGAGAGGTATTTTTAACATTGTTAGAAAAACCAATAACATCATCGACATTAGGAAATGATGGACCTGAAACTGTATTTGAATACCAGGAAAGAAAATATCAACTTTTTAGAGGGGTTGCTGATGTTGTAAATGGTGAATTCGAAATTGATTTTGTAGTACCGTTAGATATTAGGTATAATATTGGGAATGCAAAGTTTAGTCTTTATGCCAAAGCAAATGATAATGAAGAGGCAATTGGTGGAGAAATGAATATTTTAATTGGTGGTTCTTCAGATAACCCTGTTCAGGACAATAACCCACCTGAAATATCAATTTCTTTAAATGGAGATCCTTCAACTGTAAATACCTATCCAGATCTTTATTTTCATGCTGAATTAGAAGATGAATCCGGTATTAATATATCTGGTATTGGAGTTGGACATGATGCGACATTGATTTTGGATGAAGGTGATACTAGTTGGGTTGTAAATGATTACATCATGCCTGTGTCAGGTCAAGAAAATACATATTCTTTAGTTTTTCCTGTTAATAACCTAGAAGAAGGTGAGCATACTTTAGAGTTAGTTGTTTGGGATGTATTGAATAATAGATCATCAAAAACGATACGTTTCTATGTAAGTAACATTAATGAAATAGAAGTGGAGGAGTTAAAAGCTTATCCTAATCCTGTAAATAATCAATTTACTTTATCTTTTAAACATAATTTAGGTGGAAAATATCTAAAGATTCAATCGAATATTGTGGATATGTCTGGTAAAGTTGTTCTTAAGAGCGATTTAGAATACGAAGTATCAGATGATATCATTCAAATACAATATGATGATGTGAAATCTTCATTGAACTTAAATAAAGGGATTTATGTAATACAACTCATCATAGAAAGTCCTATATTGGGACTACAATCAGTAAAAACTATCAGAATAGTAGTTATTTAA
- the carA gene encoding glutamine-hydrolyzing carbamoyl-phosphate synthase small subunit gives MEKKTAILMLQDGTTYKGTAIGAIGTTTGEICFNTSMTGYQEIYTDPSYYGQIIVNTVSHIGNYGTVHNENESKKPQINGLVVKSFSSVYSRSTAEGSLQDYLESANLVGIADIDTRALVRHIRQKGAMNAIITSETEDLKVIKKQLDATPNMEGLELSSVVTTKEPYIVGDPRAAVKVAVLDLGIKKSILENFTSRGMLCKVFPSNTTFEQMKQWKPDGYFLSNGPGDPSVMDYAVDTAKQILDADKPLFGICLGHQIISRAMGLETYKMHHGHRGANHPVKNLVSGRSEVTSQNHGFAVSMESIEKNDAIELTHINLNDETVEGIKVLGKNAFSVQYHPEASPGPNDSRYLFTRFLEMIQENN, from the coding sequence ATGGAGAAGAAGACTGCCATTTTAATGCTTCAAGATGGAACTACCTATAAAGGAACAGCCATCGGAGCAATTGGTACAACAACAGGCGAAATTTGTTTCAACACAAGTATGACAGGTTATCAAGAGATCTATACTGATCCTTCATACTATGGCCAAATCATTGTAAATACTGTATCACATATCGGTAACTACGGTACAGTACACAACGAGAATGAATCTAAAAAGCCTCAAATTAATGGTCTTGTTGTAAAAAGCTTTTCAAGCGTTTATTCAAGAAGTACTGCTGAGGGTTCATTACAAGACTATTTAGAATCAGCTAACTTAGTAGGTATTGCAGATATTGATACTCGTGCTTTAGTAAGACATATCCGTCAGAAAGGTGCGATGAACGCTATTATTACATCTGAAACTGAAGACCTTAAGGTAATTAAGAAACAATTGGATGCTACTCCTAATATGGAAGGCTTGGAATTGTCTTCGGTTGTAACTACTAAAGAACCTTATATCGTAGGTGATCCTCGTGCTGCTGTAAAAGTTGCTGTATTGGATTTGGGTATCAAGAAGTCTATTCTTGAAAACTTTACATCAAGAGGTATGTTGTGTAAAGTATTTCCTTCAAATACTACATTTGAGCAAATGAAACAGTGGAAACCGGATGGTTATTTCTTATCAAACGGACCTGGTGACCCATCTGTTATGGATTATGCAGTGGATACAGCAAAACAAATTTTAGATGCTGATAAACCATTGTTCGGTATCTGTTTAGGACATCAGATTATTTCAAGAGCAATGGGTCTTGAAACATATAAGATGCACCACGGACATAGAGGAGCAAATCACCCTGTGAAAAACTTAGTTTCTGGTAGATCTGAAGTGACTTCTCAAAACCACGGTTTTGCAGTAAGCATGGAAAGTATTGAAAAGAACGATGCTATCGAGTTAACTCATATCAACCTTAACGATGAAACAGTTGAGGGGATCAAGGTACTTGGTAAAAACGCATTCTCAGTTCAATACCACCCTGAAGCTTCTCCGGGACCTAACGATTCGAGATATTTATTTACTCGTTTCCTAGAAATGATTCAAGAAAATAACTAA
- the rplQ gene encoding 50S ribosomal protein L17, translating to MRHGKKFNHLGRQKKHRELMLANMACSLIEHKRVFTTVAKAKALRKYVEPLVTKSKNDTMHSRRVVFSYLRDKYATTELFSAIRDAVINRPGGYTRIIKTGRRLGDGAEMAMIEFVDFNDIYNVKETKTKTRRRKKKASAPAAPEAPATEENNNEESAE from the coding sequence ATGAGACACGGTAAAAAATTCAACCACTTAGGTAGACAAAAGAAGCATAGAGAGCTTATGCTTGCTAACATGGCTTGTTCTTTAATCGAGCACAAGCGTGTTTTCACTACAGTTGCTAAAGCTAAAGCATTACGTAAATACGTAGAGCCATTAGTAACTAAGTCGAAAAACGATACAATGCACTCTCGTCGTGTGGTATTCTCTTACCTTCGTGACAAGTACGCGACTACTGAGTTATTCTCAGCAATTCGTGATGCTGTAATCAACCGTCCAGGTGGTTACACTCGTATCATCAAAACAGGTCGTCGTTTAGGTGACGGTGCTGAAATGGCAATGATCGAGTTTGTTGACTTTAACGATATCTACAACGTTAAAGAAACTAAGACGAAAACTCGTCGTAGAAAGAAAAAAGCTTCAGCTCCTGCTGCTCCAGAAGCACCAGCAACTGAAGAAAATAATAACGAAGAATCAGCTGAATAA
- a CDS encoding DNA-directed RNA polymerase subunit alpha produces the protein MSILAFQKPDKLVKESADEFKGLFEFKPLEKGYGVTVGNALRRILLSSLEGYAIVGIKFPNVLHEYSTIDGVVEDVTEIILNLKKVRFKAEVENPSQKININISGKSEFKAGDIAQFTEEYKVLNPDFTICNLDESVNLQVEFTMMNGRGYLSADEQAESEADDIVGFIPIDAIFTPVKNVRYHVEDFRVDDRTDFEKLVIEVITDGSVEPEESLKDAANILIQHFMLFSDNNMIIDDGGNDAQVEIDDEYLRMRKLLKTSLSDLDLSVRAYNCLKAADVKTLGDLASLEISDMMKFRNFGKKSLTELEQLMTDKKLSFGMDVTKYRLDED, from the coding sequence ATGTCCATTCTTGCTTTTCAAAAACCTGACAAGTTGGTAAAGGAATCGGCTGATGAATTCAAAGGCCTTTTCGAATTCAAACCTCTTGAAAAAGGATACGGCGTAACAGTTGGTAACGCTCTTAGACGTATATTACTTTCGTCGCTTGAAGGATATGCTATCGTGGGTATCAAATTCCCAAATGTACTTCACGAATATTCGACTATCGATGGCGTTGTAGAAGATGTGACTGAGATTATCTTAAACTTAAAGAAAGTTCGCTTTAAGGCTGAGGTAGAAAATCCGTCGCAAAAAATCAACATCAACATCAGTGGTAAAAGCGAATTTAAAGCGGGTGATATTGCTCAGTTCACAGAAGAATATAAAGTCCTTAACCCGGATTTTACAATTTGTAACTTAGACGAGAGCGTAAATCTTCAGGTTGAGTTCACAATGATGAACGGCCGTGGATACTTATCTGCAGACGAACAAGCTGAGAGTGAAGCTGATGATATTGTTGGTTTTATTCCGATTGATGCAATCTTCACTCCAGTAAAAAATGTTAGATACCATGTTGAAGACTTTAGAGTTGACGACCGTACTGACTTTGAGAAATTGGTGATTGAAGTTATTACTGATGGTTCTGTTGAGCCAGAGGAGTCTTTAAAAGACGCCGCTAATATCTTGATCCAACACTTCATGTTGTTCTCTGACAATAATATGATTATTGATGATGGAGGAAACGACGCTCAAGTGGAAATTGATGATGAATACTTAAGAATGCGTAAGCTTCTTAAAACATCATTATCTGATCTTGATTTATCAGTTCGTGCATACAATTGCTTGAAAGCTGCAGATGTTAAAACTTTGGGAGATTTAGCATCTTTAGAAATTTCAGACATGATGAAGTTCAGAAACTTTGGTAAGAAATCACTTACTGAGTTAGAACAATTGATGACTGATAAGAAATTATCATTTGGTATGGATGTGACTAAATACCGTCTTGACGAAGATTAG
- the rpsD gene encoding 30S ribosomal protein S4, translated as MARYTGPTSKIARKFNDPIFGACKELKKKAYPPGQHGKNRRRKQSEYAIQLAAKQKAKYTYGVLERQFRNIFEKAAKKSGITGTNLLQFLEARLDNTVYRLGFAPTRRAARQLVSHKHITVNGKVVNIPSYTLKAGDVVGIRAKSQTNKVIKEATTGKQRTAYSWLEYNAQDLTGKYVQNPERDEIPENIQEQLIVELYSK; from the coding sequence ATGGCTAGATATACAGGGCCTACATCGAAGATTGCTAGAAAGTTTAATGATCCAATCTTCGGGGCATGCAAGGAACTTAAGAAAAAGGCGTATCCTCCGGGACAGCATGGTAAAAACAGACGTCGTAAGCAGTCTGAATATGCTATCCAGCTTGCTGCAAAGCAAAAAGCGAAATACACTTATGGTGTATTAGAACGTCAGTTCCGTAACATTTTCGAAAAAGCTGCGAAAAAATCAGGTATCACAGGTACGAACTTATTACAGTTCTTAGAAGCGAGACTTGATAACACAGTATATCGTTTAGGATTCGCTCCTACTCGTAGAGCTGCGAGACAATTAGTATCGCACAAACACATTACTGTGAACGGTAAAGTAGTGAACATTCCTTCTTACACTTTGAAAGCTGGTGATGTGGTTGGTATTCGTGCTAAATCACAAACTAACAAAGTGATCAAAGAGGCTACGACTGGTAAACAACGTACTGCTTATTCTTGGTTAGAATATAACGCTCAAGATTTGACAGGTAAATACGTTCAAAATCCAGAGAGAGACGAGATCCCAGAAAATATTCAAGAGCAACTTATCGTCGAGTTGTACTCTAAGTAA
- the rpsK gene encoding 30S ribosomal protein S11: MAQRRKNEKAKKRVVNVTQEGEVHIKASFNNIIISFTNKEGQVISWSSAGKMGFRGSKKNTPYAAQQASSDAAKVAFDLGMRKAEVFVKGPGSGREAAIRTVQNSGIEVTIIKDVTPLPHNGCRPPKRRRV, from the coding sequence ATGGCTCAAAGAAGAAAAAACGAAAAAGCTAAGAAAAGAGTAGTTAATGTAACTCAGGAGGGGGAAGTGCACATCAAAGCATCTTTCAACAACATTATCATCTCTTTCACCAACAAAGAAGGACAAGTGATTTCTTGGTCTTCAGCTGGTAAAATGGGCTTCAGAGGCTCAAAGAAAAACACTCCTTATGCTGCGCAACAAGCGTCATCAGATGCAGCGAAAGTTGCATTCGACTTAGGTATGCGTAAAGCTGAGGTTTTTGTAAAAGGTCCGGGTTCTGGTCGTGAAGCGGCTATCCGTACTGTACAAAATTCAGGTATTGAAGTAACTATCATCAAAGACGTTACTCCTCTACCACATAACGGATGTCGTCCTCCGAAAAGAAGAAGAGTCTGA
- the rpsM gene encoding 30S ribosomal protein S13: MARIAGVDIPNNKRGVISLTYIFGIGRASAASILAEAGVSEDKKVQDWTDEESQKIRELITEGHKIEGELKSEIQLNIKRLMDIGCYRGLRHRRGLPVRGQHTKNNSRTRKGKRKTVANKKK; this comes from the coding sequence ATGGCACGTATTGCAGGTGTTGACATTCCAAACAACAAAAGAGGTGTTATTTCATTAACATACATCTTCGGAATTGGAAGAGCGTCAGCGGCGAGTATCCTTGCTGAAGCTGGAGTAAGCGAGGATAAAAAAGTTCAAGATTGGACTGACGAAGAATCACAAAAGATTCGTGAACTTATCACAGAAGGTCACAAAATCGAAGGTGAATTAAAATCAGAAATTCAATTAAACATCAAGCGTTTGATGGATATTGGATGTTACAGAGGCCTTCGTCACAGAAGAGGTTTGCCAGTTCGTGGTCAACATACCAAGAACAACTCACGTACTCGTAAGGGTAAGCGTAAGACAGTTGCAAACAAGAAGAAATAA
- the rpmJ gene encoding 50S ribosomal protein L36, with translation MKVKASIKKRSADDKIIRRKGKLYIINKKNPRHKQRQG, from the coding sequence ATGAAAGTCAAAGCTTCTATCAAAAAACGCAGTGCGGACGATAAGATCATCCGCCGCAAAGGCAAGTTGTACATTATCAACAAGAAGAATCCAAGACATAAACAACGTCAAGGATAA
- the infA gene encoding translation initiation factor IF-1 — protein MPKQSNITQDGTIVEALSNAMFRVELKNGHQVVAHISGKMRMHYIRILPGDKVRLEMSPYDLTKGRIVYRYK, from the coding sequence ATGCCAAAACAATCTAATATTACCCAAGACGGTACGATCGTAGAGGCCCTTTCTAATGCAATGTTCCGTGTGGAGCTAAAGAATGGACATCAAGTTGTAGCACACATCTCTGGTAAGATGCGTATGCACTACATTCGTATCCTCCCAGGTGACAAAGTTCGTTTGGAAATGTCTCCATATGATCTTACTAAAGGAAGAATTGTTTATAGATATAAATAA
- the map gene encoding type I methionyl aminopeptidase, with the protein MVYYKTEEEIELMRVSADLLGRTHGEIAKNINEGVSLSAIDKIAHDFIMDNGAHPSFLNYNGFPNTLCMSLNDVIVHGIPSDYELKSGDVISIDCGVLLNEFHSDSAYTYPVGDVDPEVMKLLKVTKESLYKGIDACKVNNRIGDVSFAVQQHAEMHGYGVVRELVGHGLGRHLHEKPEVPNYGKRGRGLKIKDGLVIAIEPMINLGTRAITQDNDGWTIRTRDRKPSAHYEHTVAIVNGETEVLTTFKYIEEVYPF; encoded by the coding sequence ATGGTATACTACAAAACAGAAGAAGAGATAGAACTAATGCGTGTTAGTGCTGATTTACTCGGCAGAACGCATGGTGAAATCGCCAAGAATATTAATGAAGGGGTAAGCCTTAGTGCTATTGATAAAATCGCTCATGATTTTATCATGGACAATGGGGCTCACCCCTCGTTCTTGAATTATAATGGGTTCCCAAACACTTTGTGCATGTCATTAAATGACGTTATTGTACACGGTATCCCTTCCGATTATGAGTTGAAAAGTGGTGACGTAATCTCTATTGATTGCGGAGTACTTTTAAATGAGTTTCATTCTGATAGTGCATACACTTACCCAGTGGGTGATGTGGATCCTGAAGTAATGAAACTTTTAAAGGTTACTAAGGAATCACTTTATAAAGGAATTGATGCTTGTAAAGTCAATAACAGAATTGGTGATGTGAGCTTTGCAGTTCAACAACACGCTGAAATGCACGGTTACGGAGTCGTTAGAGAATTGGTTGGTCATGGTTTAGGTAGACACCTACATGAAAAACCAGAAGTACCTAACTATGGGAAAAGAGGTAGAGGATTAAAAATCAAAGATGGATTAGTTATCGCAATTGAACCTATGATTAATTTAGGTACAAGAGCAATTACTCAAGACAACGATGGTTGGACAATCCGTACGAGAGATCGTAAACCTTCAGCTCATTATGAACACACTGTTGCTATTGTTAATGGTGAAACAGAAGTGTTGACAACATTCAAGTACATCGAGGAAGTATATCCATTTTAA
- the secY gene encoding preprotein translocase subunit SecY yields MNKFVKTLKNIFSIEELRNRILFTLALLAIFRLGSYIVLPGVNPAELADQTDGILGMLNVFLGGSFSRASIFALGIMPYISASIVIQLLSMAVPYFQRMQKEGESGRKRINQITRVLTIVITLFQGSGYLYSTIPTEAIVIKQSLFYPASILIMTAGTIFCMWLGEKITEKGIGNGISMLIMIGIISGLPVALYQEVDQLDQNILFVAELVTLFFIVMGVVLLNAAVRKVPVQYARQVVGAGGKKRTLATGQRSYIPLKVNAANVMPIIFAQSLMFLPSMIAGIWADQSDNARWIQQNFADFTSLAYNLTFAILILVFTYFYTAITINPDQMAEDLKRNNAFVPNVKPGEETSNFISWILDRITLPSAVYLAVVAILPAFASMLGVSAGFSRFYGGTSLIIMVGVILDTLQQIESYLLMQNYDSMMKSGNIKGRQNVATV; encoded by the coding sequence ATGAACAAGTTTGTCAAGACACTGAAGAACATTTTTTCAATCGAGGAGCTAAGAAACAGAATTTTATTCACTCTTGCGCTCCTAGCGATTTTCAGATTGGGATCGTATATCGTACTGCCCGGCGTTAACCCTGCAGAACTTGCAGATCAAACAGATGGAATTCTAGGAATGTTAAACGTCTTTTTAGGCGGGTCATTCTCTAGAGCTTCTATTTTTGCCTTGGGTATCATGCCTTACATTTCGGCATCCATTGTGATCCAATTGTTGAGCATGGCAGTGCCTTACTTCCAGCGTATGCAAAAGGAAGGAGAATCTGGTCGTAAACGAATTAACCAAATTACGCGTGTTTTGACGATCGTGATTACACTCTTCCAAGGATCAGGATATTTATATTCTACGATCCCTACAGAGGCAATCGTCATCAAACAGTCATTATTCTACCCAGCATCCATATTAATTATGACTGCGGGTACAATTTTCTGTATGTGGCTTGGTGAAAAAATCACTGAAAAAGGAATTGGTAATGGTATCTCCATGTTAATCATGATCGGTATCATTTCTGGCTTACCTGTAGCATTGTATCAAGAAGTAGATCAATTAGATCAAAACATTTTATTTGTTGCTGAACTTGTTACTTTGTTCTTTATTGTAATGGGTGTTGTTCTATTGAACGCAGCTGTTCGTAAGGTACCTGTGCAATATGCACGTCAGGTAGTAGGTGCTGGAGGTAAGAAACGTACTTTGGCTACTGGCCAACGTTCTTACATTCCATTAAAAGTGAATGCTGCGAACGTGATGCCTATCATTTTCGCACAATCATTAATGTTCCTTCCTTCTATGATTGCAGGCATTTGGGCAGATCAAAGTGATAATGCGAGATGGATTCAGCAAAATTTTGCTGACTTCACATCATTAGCTTACAATTTGACATTTGCAATTTTAATTTTAGTGTTCACGTATTTCTATACGGCGATTACGATCAACCCTGATCAAATGGCAGAAGACTTAAAGAGAAACAATGCATTTGTACCAAATGTGAAACCAGGTGAGGAAACTTCAAACTTCATTAGCTGGATTCTAGATAGAATCACATTACCTTCAGCAGTATATTTAGCAGTTGTGGCAATTTTGCCAGCTTTTGCTAGTATGTTGGGTGTTAGTGCAGGTTTTTCTAGATTCTATGGTGGTACATCACTTATTATCATGGTGGGTGTTATCTTAGATACTCTTCAGCAAATCGAATCATACTTGCTTATGCAAAATTATGATTCAATGATGAAGTCTGGGAATATCAAAGGACGCCAAAACGTGGCAACAGTCTAA
- the rplO gene encoding 50S ribosomal protein L15, translating to MKLHTLSPAKGGKVRQNKRVGRGQGSGRGGTSTRGHKGAKSRSGYSQKFGFEGGQMPLQRRVPKFGFKSPFRVEYTPINLENIQKIADEKGITTFALETFVELGVISKNGKVKVLGNGELTATVEISANAFSASAKEAIEKAGGKAITL from the coding sequence ATGAAACTGCATACACTAAGTCCTGCGAAAGGTGGTAAAGTACGCCAAAATAAGCGCGTAGGTCGTGGACAAGGCTCAGGCCGTGGTGGCACGTCAACACGTGGTCACAAAGGTGCTAAGTCGCGTTCTGGTTATAGCCAGAAGTTTGGCTTCGAAGGAGGTCAAATGCCACTACAACGTCGCGTGCCTAAATTTGGCTTCAAATCTCCATTCAGAGTAGAGTATACTCCGATCAACTTGGAAAATATCCAAAAGATCGCTGATGAGAAAGGTATTACTACTTTCGCGTTAGAGACATTCGTGGAGTTAGGAGTTATTTCTAAGAACGGCAAAGTTAAAGTTCTTGGTAATGGCGAACTAACTGCAACAGTAGAGATTTCGGCGAACGCTTTCTCTGCATCTGCTAAAGAGGCAATCGAAAAAGCAGGCGGAAAAGCGATTACATTGTAA
- the rpmD gene encoding 50S ribosomal protein L30: MAKIRITQVRSLIGRPERQKRTIKALGLGKINKTVEKDVNPQILGMVKAVDHLISVEEL, encoded by the coding sequence ATGGCAAAGATCCGTATTACTCAGGTTAGATCGTTGATCGGTCGTCCTGAAAGACAAAAACGCACAATCAAGGCGTTAGGGTTAGGAAAAATCAACAAAACTGTCGAAAAAGATGTTAATCCACAGATTTTAGGCATGGTAAAAGCAGTTGATCACCTAATCAGCGTTGAAGAGTTGTAA